Part of the Cherax quadricarinatus isolate ZL_2023a chromosome 4, ASM3850222v1, whole genome shotgun sequence genome, tatatatatatatatatatatatatatatatatatttatatatatgtatatatatatatgtatacatatatatatatatatatatatatatatatatatatatatatataaatatatatatatatatatttttttttcaacaagtcggccgtctcccaccgaggcagggtgacccaaaaaagatagaaaatccccaaaaacaaaatactttcatcatcattcaacactttcaccacactcgcacattatcactgtttttgcagaggtgctcagaatacaacagtttagaagcatacacatataaagatactcaacatatccctccaaactgccaatatcccaaacccctcctttaaagtgcaggcattgcacttcccatttccagtactcaagtccgactatatgaaaataaccggtttccctgaatcccttcactaaatattaccctgctcacactccaacagatcgtcaggtcccaagtaccattcgtctccattcactcctatctaacacgctcacgcacgcttgctggaagtccaagccccttgcccacaaaacctcctttaccccctctctccaaccctttcgaggacgacccctaccccgccttccttcccctatagatttatatgctttccatgtcattctactttgatccattctctctaaatgaccaaaccacctcaacaacccctcttctgccctctgactaatacttttattaactccacaccttttcctaatttccacactccgaattttctgcataatatttacaccacacattgcccttaaacaggacatctccactgcctccaaccgtctcctcgctgctgcatttaccacccaagcttcacacccatataagagtgttggtactactatactttcatacattcccttctttgcctccatagataacgttttttgactccacatatacctcaacgcaccattcaccttttttccctcatcaattctatgattaacctcatccttcataaatccatccgccgacacgtcaactcccaagtatctgaaaacattcacttcttccatactcctcctccccaatttgatatccaatttttctttatctaaatcatttgacaccctcatcaccttactcttttctatgttcactttcaactttctacctttacacacactcccaaactcatccactaacctttgcaatttttctttagaatctcccataagcacagtatcatcagcaaaaagtaactgtgtcaattcccattttgaatttgattccccaaaatttaatcccacccctttcccgaacaccctagcatttacttcctttacaaccccatctataaatatattaaacaaccatggtgacattacacatccctgtctaagacctacttttaccgggaagtagtctccctctcttctacacaccctatcctgagcctcactatcctcataaaaactctttacagcatttaataacttaccacctattccatatacttgaacatctgccacattgctcctctatccactctatcatatgccttttctaaatccataaacgcaataaaaacttccctatctttatctaaatactgttcacatatatgcttcaatgtaaacacctgatctacacatcccctacccactctgaaacctccttgctcatccgtaaTCCTACTTttcttctgtcttacctctaattctttcaattataacccgtACCTGTACACTTTTACACTTTTGCTGGtgtactcagtaagcttattcctctataatttttacagtctcttttgtcccctttccctttatataaagggactatacatgctctccgccaatccctaggtaccttcccctctttcatacatttattaaacaaaagtaccaaccactccaacacaatatccccccctgcttttaacatttctgtcatgatcccatcagttccagctgctttaccccctttcattttatgtaatgcctcacgtacctcccccacacttacattctgctcttcttcactcctaaaagatggtatacctccctgaccagtgcatgaaattactgcctctgtttcttccttaacatttaaaagttcctcaaaatattctcgccatctacccaatacctccatctccccatctactaacttccctactctgtttttaactgacaaatccatattttccctaggctttcttaacttgtttaactcactccaaaattttttcttattttcattaaaatttcttgacagtgcctctcccactctatcatctgctctccttttgcactctcaccactctctttacctttcttttactctccatgtactctgctcttcttataacacttctgctttgtaaaaacctctcataagctacctttttctcttttatcacaccctttacttcatcattccaccaatcactcctctttcctcctgcccccaccctcctataaccacaaacttctgccccacattctaatactgcatttttaaaactattccaaccctcttcaaccccccccactactcatctttgcactagcccacctttctgccaatagtcgcttatatctcactcaatatatatatatatatatatatatatatatatatatatatatatatatatatatatatatatattaatatatatatatatatatatatatatatatatatatatatatatatatatatatatatatatatatatatatatatatatatatatgtgtgtgtgtgtgtgtgtgtgtgtgtgtgtgtgtgtgtgtgtgtgtgtgtgtgttaaaattcATGAGTGACTAACAATTCAATGGTGTGATGAAAATCCGATCCCAGAGTACTTCAAGAGGCTAGTAATTCTAGAACCAGACCGTGGTTTCGAAAACTGACCCGTCCAGTGAATTGAAACATTTTCAGAGAtatgaattttttttaatatataaaaatataaggaAACAATGGGCTACACTGCACAATCTCAATGAACTAATATTTTACAAAAATTTAAAACAACTCTAGTAGGCTAcaatataataaaaaattataGGCTAATCTGAAATTTCTATGAACTAAATATAATTATGGTGTCTAATTTGTTATATGAATCTCCTTTTCTAAATATTTTCCCAAATTACAAAACTAAAATTCGTATATCGAAATTAAatataacaatttattttataaaACTTTGTAAATCCTTAATTTCATTGGAGTAAGTTACCAATCAGCGACACTAATTAACTTTTCTGTTTATATACATCCTTTGAGCATCACTGTGCTGAGGCTGCTGTATTTGCTTCCTAAATAATACTTTGGTAATTCTTTGAAATCCTCGTAATTATATCTGTGTTGAAGTTTCTGATACAGTGATAGGCTCATAATTATCACTTGGATGTTACTGATTTTTCCTTCACATTTTGAGATTCGCACTCCTATTTTTCACTAGGCATAAACCACGAAATACATGCCTTGAAAAATGAACGAAACTGCACGTCTTCACTCTGAATCCCAACAACGCTAGATACCTGACAGTGAAAAGCGGAGGTACAGGCTGCAAACCTTTTTCTTTCCAAAACTTATTCATTTCTGACAACAGAACTTTTCTGCTAACAGTATCCCTTGGGTTTCCAGTAAGTTTTACCATCTGGTTGAAAAACATCTTTATTGAAAGCTCTTCCGGAGTAACTGCCGGCTCATGATGTGTATGTCGAAATTTTCTTATCTTCTGACATGATGTTTGTTTCACGGTATCATCTACATTCAGGAACTTCACTCCAAGAAGAACATAATTCACAAAACTACGTCTAATTCTCTCTTGTACCAGAACTCCAGAGCGCCAGAGGTGCCACACAACCAATGGCAACCAAGCGGCATTCATGTTACGCTGTTTACAAAATGCTGTGTAAAACAGCATGAAATCTTTGCGACAGACAACGTCATTTTTCTTCCCTGTAATCTGCAAGTGCCATGAGCAGAATGATTCCAGAGACTGCATGCCAGGATAATAGCAAATTTTTTCCAGGACATTGACGCCATCCCGGAGAAATTTGCTGGTATCCGGTTCAGAGTGTTGCCAAGTGTTCTGCACCGAGTTCTTTGTGACAGAAGCTCGCGCTTTATATGTGGCTGTTACTGGTAACCTCACAGCTAAATGATCAATGGGCGGAGAATCAAGTATAACCTCTGAACTAGGATCATTATGACTAGAAGTTGGCTGCTGGAGTGTGTTCACTGGATGAGGTTTAGGCAACCAAACAGGCTGAGGAACTTGTTTAACAGCAGTGGGAGGATACCCAAGGATTATAACATCTGGAGATGATTCTTGGGTTTCACCACTATGTATGAGTAATCCTGCAATTCCATAGCTATCTTCAAATTTATAGGTTATGGCCAATCCCAAGGACCAAAGGTGAAATAAAATGGGCGTTACCAATGCAATTTGGGAGTTATGCACACAACAAAATGTTGTGTAAGCTGCAAACAGATTACCTCGACTCACTTGATCAGAAATGTTGTGAGTGATGATCAAATGTTTACTCAAAAAGGCCTCAAATGACTCCCGGCCTGGATACTGCCATGCGAAGGATGTTCCCGACTTCTTACATTTCTCGATCATGCCATCAGTGTGAGAAGTTCCTGGTAATCCGCTGTCCTGGTGAACTATAGATTGGGATGGGAAGTTAGAGTAGATAACTGACTTTGCATTTAATTCCGTGAGGAAAATCACACCCAGGAGTGAAGGATACTGGAAACTGTTGTACTGATCCTCAGTGGGTTCTTGGAATAACCCAAGAAATGAGAGATGCTTACAGGTATCCTGAGGATCTGCAATAAACGTACGTTTGTTGCTGCAGAAAATAGCATATCTTATCTGCAGGACATCTAAATTCATTCTGTCCTTCCTATCTCCCGTGAATAAAACATTTTCAACAAAGAACTTTTCAAAGGAGCAGCGTGAAAAATATCTCACAGAAAAGGACTGCACGAACTTCTGGAACAAGCTGCGAAAGAAATGTAATAGAGCATAAGAACATTAATAGATTATTCACATTTTGCCGCTGAAGCGGCTAGTTAATTGTGTACTCCCATACTCATCTTGTGGACGGCAGCGCTAGAGCATATTGATACACAAAAGGCAAGCAAAAATATTCAGACTCCACTGTAAAGTAAGAATACAGTGTAGCATATATTCAATACTTGAAAATGGGAGTGCAAAAAAACCACGTTACATaaatatttatatctatatagcCTGTGCACCCTGTGAGATTCAGTAATATTTTTATTGTATACTACGATGAACACTGCAGGACAACTAGTAGTGTAACAGACATCGTTGACATCCATGAACTCAACAATTTGTTTCAAGTTTGCACCAAAAATAATTTAGCAACTCACCTATAAGCTTGCTAAAACCTCATTTAGGAAGAACTAATTTATTTagtattaacataaattaaatacATTTATTTCAAGATGTTCAGGCTCATTTTAGCAGAAGTATTGCAACTGAATTTAACATGGACGACTCTGCTTAACCATCAAGCCAGGAAGACATACCTAGTTATTTTTAGTCTTTCTTTCTCTTCCCTATCTTCTGTATTTTCTTTGCAAAGGTCTTTCCCACCGCTGTCCATGTCTCCTTTGATGCTCTGGTCTTCGTGGAATTTAACTGCAAAAAATGCATGCATGTAAATAAACAAATGCTATGTAACTGAAGCATGTGATAATAGCAACTCGATGTCAATGTTTTCTGATACATTGTTTATAGAATACTGCCTCAGTCGGGTCCCAGAGAGCAACTATTTAGGGAGATACTCCGTGGTCATGAATACTCgctaatttaatatttttattatgcaccccgtACCTATCCTGTGGCGGTAGTcaaattacagaggcacataatgggtccagggactgggtcacAAGTTTTGACAGCTAACAAGTTACAGCGGTAATAAGTGCAAAACGGAAGCCTGTTCAATGTTTCAGATATGATATCATGTCATTCCTCGTAGCTTCGTAAATATATAAGATGGTAGGATTCTTTTTCCACTCTAGCAGGCCTAATACAATTATACGCCTTTGAAAATAAACTAATAAATTAAATATGGTTCGATCACATTAAACATGAAGCAAAGTATCTCATCACATATCCTATACCTAGTATATCCcacgatatatatttttttttcaaagcaCCGGTGgtatcccaccaaggctgggtgacctataaggaaaaacgaaagtttttctttacaGATAGGGTTACTagccttgttcccggcatttcagtTGCCTCCTACGacacatgacttacggaggaagaattcttttccacttcctcatggagacaAAAGGAATATAAAACAAGAACtactaagaaaacagaagaaaactcagatgggtgtttacctggagtttacctggagagagttccgggggtcaacgcccccgcggcccggtctgtgaccaggcctcctatatACAAAtgcgtgtacatgcatgtgtagtgtgacctaggtgtaagtagaagtagcaagatatacctgttgtCTTGCGTGTTTGAGAGAAAAAAAGACACAAGCAATCCTATCATAATGCAAAGCAATTACTGGTTTCCGTTTTAcattcatttggcaggacggttgtACCTCCTGGCTGATtgcttgtctaccaacctactacctacatttttttatataaaaataaaatgtcTTCCTTCAAGGCACCTCCCATGAAATAGTAAAAATAGTATGGGATACGACAGGTTGGAAAATACAAAAGGACGCAAAATACAAACGCCAGAACGTTTTATTGGGGGTATTTTAGTATAGGTCCCATGAGTAAAACGAGTCTAATAAAACGTCGTATTGTTTGAAATTTTAAGCCTTTCAATCCCCCATggagtctgttttttttttttttgccctatAATAGCTTAATTGCTACTAGAAAAAAAATTACTCCCTATACAACCTATGTTTGTAACTACGGTAAACAGAGTATACATAGCCACTC contains:
- the LOC138854576 gene encoding uncharacterized protein gives rise to the protein MDSGGKDLCKENTEDREEKERLKITSLFQKFVQSFSVRYFSRCSFEKFFVENVLFTGDRKDRMNLDVLQIRYAIFCSNKRTFIADPQDTCKHLSFLGLFQEPTEDQYNSFQYPSLLGVIFLTELNAKSVIYSNFPSQSIVHQDSGLPGTSHTDGMIEKCKKSGTSFAWQYPGRESFEAFLSKHLIITHNISDQVSRGNLFAAYTTFCCVHNSQIALVTPILFHLWSLGLAITYKFEDSYGIAGLLIHSGETQESSPDVIILGYPPTAVKQVPQPVWLPKPHPVNTLQQPTSSHNDPSSEVILDSPPIDHLAVRLPVTATYKARASVTKNSVQNTWQHSEPDTSKFLRDGVNVLEKICYYPGMQSLESFCSWHLQITGKKNDVVCRKDFMLFYTAFCKQRNMNAAWLPLVVWHLWRSGVLVQERIRRSFVNYVLLGVKFLNVDDTVKQTSCQKIRKFRHTHHEPAVTPEELSIKMFFNQMVKLTGNPRDTVSRKVLLSEMNKFWKEKGLQPVPPLFTVRYLALLGFRVKTCSFVHFSRHVFRGLCLVKNRSANLKM